Below is a genomic region from Paludicola sp. MB14-C6.
AAAGCGAAAAAGAAAACGTGTTACAACAGTTCGAATTAGCTCTTTTGAATTGTTTGAAGAATATAATCATGATAAATATAAAAGTGAACACTTTGATGTAAAAATATATGCGTGTACCCATATGCTAGATGAAAATGTGTATTCTGCCGTTTATCGTGGAAAACAAGGCGAAAAATGTTTGCTTGTATTTAGCCCGAATGAGCGTTTATTAACTGAAATTAACAAAATATATAAAAGGAAAGTGCATAGTAGATAATGTATTCAACCGGAATAGATATGGTCGAAATTTCTAGAATTGAAAAAAGTATAACAAAAGATCCTCGTTTTATAACGAGGTTTTTTGGGGTTGAGGAACAGAAATTTCTTACAAAAAAGGAACAAACGAAACAGTATTATCAAACCATTGCGGCGAATTTTGCAGCAAAAGAAGCGTTTTCCAAAGCATTAGGAACAGGAATTAGAGGGTTTCGTTTGTCAGAAGTTGAAATTCTTCGTAATGAATTGGGTGCCCCTTATATAAAGCTAAGCGGTAAAGCGGCAGAAATTGTGCAAAAGCTTAGATTAGATTTTAGCGTGAGTCAATCTCATACAGACCAACATGCCATTGCAATTGTTGTGGCATACCCAATATCATAAATCGTAAGTTGATGGATTTGAATGGAGTGTGTTAGGTGTTAGTATTAACGACGGTTCAAATGAAACGTGCAGAGCAGCTTACTGCCAGTACAAGCCTCTCATATATTGAGATGATGCAAAATGCTGGAACAATGGCATATAATTATTGCGAAAATAAATATAATATCCTTACAAAGAAAAGCGTTGTGGTCTGTGGAAAGGGCAATAATGCTGGAGACGGGTTTGTTGTTGCAAAGAAAATTCATGAAAACGGTGGCAGCGTCTCAATAATACTGTGCTGTGGTGAATCTACTACAACTGAAAGCAAACAAGTATTTTCAGAATTACCGATAGATTCAATAGAAGTAATTTGCTTTGACTCCCAATTGCAACGAGCAAGAGATTGTATCAATAGCGCAGATATTGTTATTGACGCAGTATACGGGACCGGATTTCATGGAGATTTACCAATTACACTAGAGAACATATTTGATGCAATAAATGCTGTATCTGCAGTTAAAGTTGCTTTGGATATTCCGTCCGGAATGAATGCGGATACCGGAATTTGTGCAAACCACCATCTTATAGCCGAAACTACGTTGGTGTTTGCGG
It encodes:
- the acpS gene encoding holo-ACP synthase, with the translated sequence MVEISRIEKSITKDPRFITRFFGVEEQKFLTKKEQTKQYYQTIAANFAAKEAFSKALGTGIRGFRLSEVEILRNELGAPYIKLSGKAAEIVQKLRLDFSVSQSHTDQHAIAIVVAYPIS